Proteins from one Lachnospiraceae bacterium KGMB03038 genomic window:
- a CDS encoding HAMP domain-containing histidine kinase has translation MKSNYRKLKFSILLQTVLVTAVTVLVGGVILNYVIDGVYNESFGRIFVKVLTSMNVEEQTAIDLYWRLIGDNKEFFMIVGFLLLFSLFFYAALSKMTRYLDQVGEGIENIVSDSTEPIHLITELKPIELRLNEIKATLKRQELESEEGEKKKNDLVLFLAHDLKTPLTSIVAYLSMIDNYPEMDPAEREKYVHIALEKSVRLGELINEFFDITRYNLQNIELEPVEINLTMMLEQLADELYGVLQEKQLRCEVEVEENLEVYGDPDKLARVFDNILRNAVAYCYENTVIQIQAVKKGDTIEITFTNEGDKIPGAMLQTIFEKFYRVDGSRSSGTGGAGLGLAIAKEIVELHGGSVQARSDDVKTRFIVTLPSKNTQEQEEGKEDEIHSHRRRAFGGRTGRRKRVHPKQGKRDMEQPGEDRGAV, from the coding sequence TTGAAGAGTAATTATCGGAAACTAAAATTCAGTATTCTTCTGCAGACGGTCCTGGTCACGGCTGTCACCGTCCTGGTGGGCGGCGTGATCCTCAACTATGTGATCGATGGAGTATATAATGAGAGCTTTGGCCGGATTTTTGTGAAAGTGCTGACATCTATGAACGTGGAGGAGCAGACCGCTATCGATTTATATTGGCGGCTGATCGGCGACAATAAAGAGTTCTTTATGATCGTTGGATTTTTGCTCTTGTTTTCGCTGTTCTTTTACGCGGCCCTCTCCAAAATGACTCGGTATCTGGATCAGGTAGGAGAAGGGATTGAAAATATCGTATCTGACTCCACAGAACCGATCCATCTGATCACGGAGTTAAAGCCCATCGAACTGCGGCTAAATGAGATCAAAGCGACTCTTAAACGGCAGGAATTGGAGTCGGAGGAAGGGGAAAAGAAGAAAAATGACCTGGTCCTGTTTCTGGCTCATGATTTGAAGACCCCTTTGACCTCTATTGTGGCCTATCTGAGCATGATCGATAACTATCCGGAAATGGATCCGGCGGAACGGGAGAAGTATGTCCATATTGCTTTGGAGAAGTCGGTCCGGTTAGGAGAACTGATCAATGAGTTCTTCGATATCACCCGTTATAATCTCCAAAATATTGAGTTGGAACCAGTGGAGATCAATCTTACTATGATGCTGGAGCAGCTTGCAGACGAGCTCTATGGCGTGCTGCAGGAAAAGCAGCTTCGCTGTGAAGTGGAAGTGGAAGAGAATCTGGAAGTATATGGAGACCCGGACAAGCTTGCGCGGGTGTTTGACAATATCCTGCGAAATGCGGTGGCCTACTGCTATGAAAATACGGTCATCCAGATCCAGGCGGTGAAAAAAGGGGACACGATCGAAATTACATTTACCAATGAAGGAGATAAGATTCCAGGGGCGATGCTCCAGACCATTTTTGAGAAGTTTTACCGGGTAGACGGCTCCAGATCCAGTGGGACCGGCGGAGCAGGGCTTGGACTCGCTATCGCCAAAGAGATCGTGGAACTCCATGGCGGAAGCGTTCAGGCCAGAAGTGATGACGTAAAGACCAGATTTATCGTTACACTGCCATCAAAAAATACACAGGAGCAGGAAGAAGGAAAAGAAGATGAAATTCATTCACATCGCAGACGTGCATTTGGGGGCAGAACCGGACGCAGGAAGCGCGTACACCCAAAGCAGGGGAAGAGAGATATGGAACAGCCTGGAGAAGATCGGGGAGCTGTGTAG
- the asnS gene encoding asparagine--tRNA ligase codes for MKLTQIRDLYKNREKYLDQKITVGGWVRSIRDSKTFGFIVVNDGTFFEPLQVVYHDKMENFAEISKLNVGAAIIVTGTLVATPQAKQPFEIQADTVEVEGASAPEYPLQKKRHSFEYLRTIAHLRPRTNTFQAVFRIRSLAAYAIHKFFQERDFVYVHTPIITGSDCEGAGEMFRVTTLDMENVPKDDQGKVDYAQDFFGKETSLTVSGQLNAETYAQAFRNVYTFGPTFRAENSNTTRHAAEFWMIEPEIAFADLEDDMDLAEAMLKYVINYVLEEAPEEMNFFNSFVDKGLLERLNNVVSSEFARITYTDAIELLEKNNDNFEYKVSWGIDLQTEHERYLTEQIFKRPVFVTDYPKDIKAFYMKQNEDGKTVAAVDCLVPGIGEIIGGSQREDDYGKLKARIEELGMAEEDYQFYMDLRKYGSTRHAGFGLGFERCIMYLTGMTNIRDVLPFPRTVNNCEL; via the coding sequence ATGAAACTTACACAGATCAGAGATTTATATAAGAACAGAGAGAAATATCTGGACCAGAAAATAACGGTGGGCGGCTGGGTCCGGAGTATCCGGGATTCCAAGACATTTGGGTTTATTGTTGTCAACGATGGGACATTTTTTGAGCCGCTGCAGGTAGTTTACCATGATAAAATGGAGAATTTCGCGGAAATTTCTAAGCTGAATGTAGGAGCGGCGATCATCGTGACCGGAACACTGGTGGCCACGCCCCAGGCAAAACAGCCTTTTGAGATCCAGGCGGATACGGTAGAGGTAGAAGGAGCTTCCGCGCCGGAATATCCGCTTCAGAAGAAGCGGCACAGCTTTGAGTATTTGAGGACCATCGCTCATCTGCGCCCCAGGACAAACACATTTCAGGCGGTTTTCAGAATCCGCTCTCTTGCGGCTTATGCGATCCATAAGTTTTTCCAGGAGAGAGATTTTGTTTATGTGCACACTCCGATCATTACGGGAAGCGACTGTGAAGGGGCAGGTGAAATGTTCCGGGTGACGACCCTGGATATGGAGAATGTACCTAAGGACGATCAGGGAAAAGTAGATTATGCCCAGGATTTCTTTGGAAAAGAGACAAGCCTTACAGTCAGCGGCCAGCTTAATGCAGAGACCTATGCTCAGGCTTTCAGAAATGTATATACATTTGGCCCAACTTTCCGGGCTGAGAATTCCAATACGACCCGCCATGCGGCAGAATTCTGGATGATCGAGCCGGAGATCGCGTTTGCTGACCTGGAGGATGATATGGATCTGGCGGAAGCTATGTTGAAGTACGTGATCAACTATGTGCTGGAAGAGGCGCCGGAAGAGATGAACTTCTTCAACTCCTTTGTGGACAAGGGGCTTCTGGAGCGGCTCAACAACGTGGTTTCCTCTGAATTTGCCAGAATAACCTATACCGATGCCATAGAACTTTTGGAGAAGAACAATGACAACTTTGAATACAAAGTATCCTGGGGTATTGACCTGCAGACAGAGCACGAAAGGTATCTGACCGAGCAGATCTTCAAGCGGCCGGTATTTGTGACGGATTATCCAAAAGACATCAAGGCTTTCTATATGAAGCAAAACGAGGATGGGAAAACGGTGGCGGCTGTTGACTGTCTGGTTCCGGGAATCGGAGAGATCATCGGCGGAAGCCAGAGGGAAGACGATTATGGGAAATTAAAGGCAAGGATTGAAGAATTGGGAATGGCAGAGGAAGACTATCAGTTCTATATGGATCTGAGAAAATATGGGTCCACCCGCCACGCAGGATTCGGACTTGGCTTTGAGCGTTGTATCATGTATCTGACAGGAATGACAAATATTCGCGATGTGCTTCCGTTCCCAAGAACGGTAAACAACTGCGAACTGTAA
- a CDS encoding DNA repair exonuclease, translated as MGAEPDAGSAYTQSRGREIWNSLEKIGELCREEKAELLLIAGDLFHRQPLLRELKEVNSCLGSLPSTQVVLIIGNHDYLKTSSYYRTFRWAENIHPLLSEEIQCIEFPGFSTAVYGCSYHSREISGKPYAGFYAPGRQPYEILLLHGGDEKHMPIDQKELLKLGYTYTALGHIHKPQELAAGKIAYSGALEPIDKNDTGPHGYIRGEVTDKGCQIQFVPAAGREYRDLKVGVTRDMTGHQVKEALRRQIEQQGMQHMYKVCLEGFRDPDILFDLEAFDIYGNVVELSDETRPAYHFEKLKLQNQENILGAFIGELENAGEATIEYRALCEGVRALMETRRDEV; from the coding sequence TTGGGGGCAGAACCGGACGCAGGAAGCGCGTACACCCAAAGCAGGGGAAGAGAGATATGGAACAGCCTGGAGAAGATCGGGGAGCTGTGTAGAGAAGAAAAGGCGGAGCTGCTTTTGATCGCGGGAGACCTGTTTCATAGACAGCCTCTTCTGCGGGAATTAAAGGAGGTAAATTCCTGCTTGGGAAGTCTTCCCTCCACTCAGGTTGTGCTTATTATAGGAAATCATGATTATCTGAAGACGAGTTCTTACTACCGGACATTTCGCTGGGCGGAAAATATCCATCCACTTTTAAGCGAAGAAATCCAATGTATTGAATTTCCTGGATTTTCTACGGCCGTATACGGCTGCAGCTATCATTCGAGGGAGATCTCCGGCAAACCTTATGCTGGTTTTTATGCGCCAGGCCGGCAGCCTTATGAGATTTTGCTGCTCCATGGCGGAGATGAGAAGCATATGCCGATAGATCAGAAGGAACTTCTTAAACTGGGGTATACCTATACTGCGCTTGGCCATATCCATAAACCCCAGGAACTGGCCGCTGGGAAGATCGCTTACAGCGGAGCGCTGGAGCCGATAGATAAAAATGATACAGGACCTCATGGGTATATTAGAGGAGAGGTCACAGACAAAGGATGTCAGATCCAGTTTGTACCGGCGGCCGGGAGAGAATACCGGGATTTGAAAGTGGGAGTTACCCGGGATATGACAGGGCACCAGGTAAAAGAGGCGCTTCGGCGGCAGATCGAACAGCAGGGAATGCAGCATATGTATAAAGTCTGCCTGGAAGGATTCCGGGATCCGGACATCTTGTTTGATCTGGAGGCTTTTGATATCTATGGGAATGTGGTGGAATTGTCAGATGAGACCAGACCGGCCTATCATTTTGAGAAACTAAAGCTGCAGAATCAGGAAAATATCCTTGGCGCGTTTATTGGAGAATTGGAAAACGCCGGGGAAGCGACCATAGAATACAGAGCTTTGTGTGAGGGAGTACGGGCTCTGATGGAGACAAGAAGAGACGAAGTATGA
- a CDS encoding threonine/serine exporter family protein, giving the protein MVQEKIIPNHMDIYWHDYADKTETVPITEASMIEKSTLVGRVGLMLLACGTGAWRVRSSMNTVAKCLGLTCHANIGLMSIDYSCFDGNRSFSHSLSLNNTGVNTLKLDRLERFVKKFPQEGIQMTAEQLHSRLDEINQSGNLYTPVLLGLASALACGAFTFLLGGGIIEMICAFIGAGIGNYLRCRLLQRHYTLFLCIVSSVALACLAYTAALRAAESLFAVPVQHEAGYICAMLFIIPGFPFITSGIDLAKLDMRSGLERLAYAVMIIVVATVTAWILAVILKLEPEDFVALSLGPALLFGLRLIASFCGVFGFSIMFNSPVPLAATAALIGAVANTLRLELAELDAFPPAAAAFIGSLTAGLLASLLTKRLGYPRIAITVPSIVIMVPGMYLYRGVYNLGEMSLTPSASWLASALLIILALPLGLIFARIITDRSFRHCT; this is encoded by the coding sequence ATGGTACAGGAGAAGATTATCCCTAATCATATGGACATTTACTGGCATGATTATGCTGACAAAACGGAAACTGTTCCAATCACGGAGGCAAGTATGATTGAGAAGTCCACACTGGTTGGCCGTGTGGGCCTCATGTTATTAGCCTGCGGGACAGGCGCGTGGAGGGTCAGAAGTTCCATGAATACGGTGGCGAAATGTCTTGGATTGACCTGCCACGCCAATATTGGATTGATGTCTATCGATTATAGCTGTTTTGATGGAAACCGCTCTTTTTCGCACTCTTTGAGCTTGAATAACACAGGAGTCAACACCTTAAAACTAGACCGCCTGGAACGATTTGTGAAGAAATTTCCTCAAGAGGGAATCCAGATGACGGCGGAGCAGCTGCATTCCCGTTTGGATGAGATCAATCAATCGGGGAATTTATATACGCCCGTTTTGCTGGGGCTGGCCTCGGCCTTGGCCTGCGGCGCATTTACCTTTTTGCTGGGCGGCGGGATCATCGAAATGATCTGTGCGTTTATCGGCGCCGGGATCGGGAATTACCTAAGATGCAGATTGCTGCAGCGCCACTATACATTATTCTTGTGCATTGTATCGTCTGTGGCGCTGGCATGCCTGGCTTATACGGCGGCGCTTCGGGCGGCAGAGTCTTTGTTCGCGGTACCTGTACAGCATGAGGCCGGATATATCTGCGCAATGTTGTTCATTATCCCAGGCTTTCCTTTTATTACCAGCGGAATTGACCTGGCAAAGCTGGATATGCGTTCTGGCTTGGAAAGACTTGCCTATGCGGTTATGATCATTGTGGTGGCCACTGTTACAGCGTGGATCTTGGCAGTGATCTTGAAACTGGAACCAGAAGATTTTGTGGCATTGTCTCTGGGACCAGCGCTGTTGTTTGGATTGCGGCTGATCGCAAGCTTTTGTGGGGTATTCGGATTTTCTATTATGTTTAACAGCCCGGTGCCTCTTGCGGCGACAGCGGCGCTGATCGGCGCAGTGGCGAATACATTGCGTCTGGAGCTTGCGGAGCTTGATGCGTTTCCGCCTGCCGCGGCGGCGTTTATCGGTTCTTTAACAGCAGGACTTCTGGCGTCTCTCCTGACCAAGCGGCTGGGATATCCCAGGATCGCGATCACAGTGCCATCCATTGTGATCATGGTGCCGGGGATGTACCTTTACCGGGGCGTCTATAATCTGGGGGAAATGTCCCTGACTCCATCGGCCTCCTGGCTGGCCTCTGCCCTTTTGATCATTCTTGCCCTTCCGCTGGGATTGATTTTTGCCAGGATCATTACGGACCGGTCATTCCGGCACTGTACATAA
- the vanR gene encoding VanR-ABDEGLN family DNA-binding response regulator codes for MNILVVDDEKEIADVIELYLQNDQYNVYKFYTGQEALDFLKSTKVDLAILDIMLPDVDGFQILKMIREKYTFPVIMLTAKTEYMDKITGLTLGADDYIPKPFNPLELVARVKAQIRRYTQYNDGGKDTGDVIDFGGLLLDRTSHECVYNEVPLTLTPIEFDILWLLCENRGKVISSEELFEKVWHEKYYKNSNNTVMVHIRHLREKMNAPTGKSDFIKTVWGVGYKVEE; via the coding sequence ATGAACATTTTAGTTGTAGATGATGAAAAGGAGATTGCGGACGTTATTGAATTGTATCTTCAGAATGACCAGTATAATGTATACAAGTTTTATACCGGCCAAGAGGCCTTGGATTTTCTGAAGAGTACGAAGGTGGATCTGGCAATTCTGGATATTATGCTTCCGGATGTAGACGGCTTTCAGATTCTGAAAATGATCCGGGAGAAATATACCTTCCCGGTGATCATGCTGACGGCGAAGACGGAGTATATGGATAAGATCACAGGACTTACCTTGGGGGCGGACGACTATATTCCTAAGCCCTTTAATCCCCTGGAGCTGGTTGCTCGAGTAAAAGCCCAGATCCGCAGATATACCCAGTATAATGACGGGGGTAAAGACACGGGAGACGTAATTGATTTTGGGGGCCTGCTCCTGGACCGGACCTCCCATGAATGTGTCTATAATGAGGTCCCGCTGACGCTGACCCCCATTGAATTTGACATCTTGTGGCTGTTATGCGAGAACCGGGGAAAGGTGATCAGTTCAGAAGAACTGTTCGAGAAGGTCTGGCATGAGAAATACTACAAAAACAGTAACAATACAGTAATGGTGCATATCCGGCATCTGCGGGAGAAAATGAATGCGCCTACCGGAAAATCCGACTTTATCAAAACGGTGTGGGGAGTGGGATATAAGGTTGAAGAGTAA
- a CDS encoding AAA family ATPase, whose translation MKICRLRIKNFGKLKNRDFDLSEGIQLFYGENESGKSTIHTFIKGMLFGIERGRGRASLNDTFSIYEPWDDPSHYRGSLQFESGGKHFWVHRNFDKYSKKAELICEEDGEEFSIEKGDLDMLLSGMDRAGYENTISIGQLKAEPSQPLAVRLKNFATNYYAAGASDLDLPAALERLEERRRQIDRAKKEFVQKRQKKREQIEQEASYIWREIHKLQEEEDVLEAEIVSRREHSAREEQEKKGVMDEIRPSKWRIHPVEILLFILIVVFSFILIQRPWNYLVAIVLFLCCGIYVWNRLKVGKGQEKTEPEKLLEEITPKEEKEPLERLVWERDHLRAERKEKQIQYDNLQEQLEELEEVGREAKELDQQREGVLLAVEKLDEVSQKQQGKLEGALNAKVSEIMKEITGGKYTRFLVEEPLKLSLILEDGRKVGIEKLSRGTIEQIYFALRMAAGELLYEEEYPVLLDDTFAYYDDERLKNTLAWLEKNRKQVIIFTCQNREEEALLALDISYKKEVV comes from the coding sequence ATGAAGATTTGCAGATTGAGAATAAAAAATTTTGGAAAGCTGAAAAATCGGGATTTTGACCTGTCTGAGGGAATTCAGCTTTTCTATGGGGAAAATGAATCGGGAAAATCAACGATCCACACGTTTATTAAAGGGATGCTGTTTGGGATAGAACGAGGAAGAGGAAGAGCTTCCCTCAACGATACGTTCAGTATTTATGAACCTTGGGACGACCCATCCCATTACCGCGGATCTCTGCAGTTTGAGAGTGGAGGAAAACATTTCTGGGTTCATCGGAATTTTGATAAATATTCTAAGAAAGCGGAGCTGATCTGTGAAGAGGACGGGGAAGAGTTTTCCATCGAAAAAGGAGATCTGGATATGCTGCTTTCCGGAATGGACAGAGCTGGTTATGAGAATACCATATCGATCGGCCAGTTAAAGGCAGAACCGTCTCAGCCACTGGCAGTAAGGCTTAAAAATTTCGCAACAAATTATTATGCTGCCGGAGCCAGCGATCTGGACCTTCCGGCCGCGCTTGAACGGCTGGAGGAACGCCGCCGCCAGATTGACCGGGCAAAAAAAGAATTTGTCCAGAAACGGCAGAAAAAGAGGGAGCAGATTGAGCAGGAGGCATCCTATATATGGAGGGAGATCCATAAGCTTCAGGAGGAAGAGGACGTGCTGGAAGCAGAGATCGTGTCCCGCCGGGAGCATTCTGCCAGAGAAGAGCAGGAGAAAAAAGGGGTCATGGATGAGATCCGCCCGTCTAAGTGGAGGATTCATCCGGTAGAAATCCTGTTATTTATTTTGATCGTCGTTTTTTCTTTCATCCTGATTCAGCGCCCCTGGAATTATCTGGTAGCAATTGTGCTGTTTCTGTGCTGCGGCATTTATGTGTGGAACCGTCTGAAGGTAGGAAAAGGACAAGAGAAAACGGAACCGGAGAAACTTCTGGAAGAGATTACGCCGAAAGAGGAGAAGGAACCGCTGGAACGGCTGGTATGGGAAAGAGATCATCTGAGGGCGGAGCGGAAAGAAAAGCAGATCCAGTATGATAATCTCCAGGAACAGCTGGAAGAACTGGAAGAAGTAGGAAGAGAAGCGAAAGAGCTGGACCAGCAGAGAGAGGGGGTTCTTCTGGCAGTAGAGAAACTGGATGAAGTATCTCAGAAACAGCAAGGGAAGCTGGAAGGAGCGTTAAACGCAAAGGTTTCCGAGATCATGAAAGAGATTACCGGAGGAAAATATACCCGCTTTTTGGTGGAGGAACCTCTGAAATTAAGTCTGATCTTAGAGGACGGCAGGAAAGTCGGAATCGAGAAACTAAGCCGGGGGACCATAGAACAGATTTATTTTGCTCTGCGGATGGCCGCGGGAGAGCTGCTGTATGAAGAAGAGTATCCGGTGCTCTTAGACGATACTTTTGCGTACTATGATGACGAACGGCTTAAGAATACGCTTGCCTGGCTGGAGAAAAATAGAAAACAGGTAATCATTTTCACCTGCCAAAACCGAGAGGAGGAAGCGCTTCTGGCGTTGGACATCTCATATAAAAAGGAGGTCGTTTAG